Proteins encoded together in one Lagopus muta isolate bLagMut1 chromosome 3, bLagMut1 primary, whole genome shotgun sequence window:
- the LOC125690702 gene encoding feather keratin 1-like, with protein sequence MSCYNLCRPCGPTPLANSCNEPCVRQCQDSQVVIQPPAVLVTLPGPILSSFPQSTAVGSSASAAVGSALDAQGVSISSGGFGFGGLGCFNGGRARYPC encoded by the coding sequence atgtcctgctaCAACCTCTGCCGCCCCTGCGGACCCACCCCGCTGGCtaacagctgcaacgagccctgtgtcaggcagtgccaggactcccaagtcGTCATCCAGCCTCCTGCCGTGCTGGTCACCCTGCcgggacccatcctcagctccttcccccagagcaCCGCTGTCGGATCCTCCGCATCAGCTGCCGTGGGCAGCGCCCTCGACGCCCAGGGAGTGTCCATCTCCTCCGGCGGCTTCGGCTTCGGaggcctgggctgcttcaaCGGCGGCAGAGCCCGCTACCCCTGCTAA